A window of Hymenobacter aerilatus contains these coding sequences:
- the lon gene encoding endopeptidase La, with protein sequence MSKSFFQDATPYLLAKDTVEMVSIVATDPDQPLTGEDAPEVLPLLAVRNTVLFPGVVLPVTVSRKKSVRLVRKAYRGNKIIGVVAQKNTQSDDPELADLYQIGTMARILKMLVLPDGNTTIIIQGQQRFQIEEQVQDMPYLTARVGYLTETFHNKNSKEVKALVASLKEAAAKILKLNPEIPQEAQVALDNIDSPAFLTHFLSSNINAEVGTKQHLLEINDGVERGTHLLELMLKEIQHLEIKREIHTKVHTDIDQQQRDYFLRQQIKVLQDELGFDGPDQEIDKLRARAKDKKWPEAVAKHFTKEVDKLTRLNPQAAEYPVSVNYVEFLLDLPWGEYTKDNFNLKRTRKILDQDHYGMEKVKERIVEYLAVLKLKQDMKAPILCLYGPPGVGKTSLGRSIAKALGRQYVRMSLGGVRDEAEIRGHRKTYVGAMPGRIVSQIKKAGASNPVIILDEVDKVSADFRGDPSSALLEVLDPEQNSTFTDNYLEVEYDLSRVLFIATANSLDTIQPALRDRMEIIDVTGYTLEEKTQIAKKHLWPKLLADHGLQPKDVNITTPALQRVIDDYTRESGVRSLERKLGAVVRNVAKHKALEEAYPATLEPKDVARILGAAIFDRDQYQDNDTAGVVTGLAWTSVGGDILFIESLLSRGRGKLTLSGQLGDVMKESAITALSYLRSRAEELGIDYRLFDQYDLHIHFPEGAVPKDGPSAGIAIFTSIASVFTQRKIRSHLAMTGEITLRGKVLPVGGIKEKILAARRAGIKDVILCQKNRKDIDEIPAEYIKGLTVHYADRVDDVLAVALLPELVKHPMKLTVRDEPITPAVPSVEVQ encoded by the coding sequence ATGAGTAAATCCTTCTTTCAAGACGCTACTCCCTACTTGCTGGCCAAAGACACGGTAGAGATGGTTTCTATTGTTGCCACCGACCCCGATCAGCCGCTTACCGGCGAAGATGCTCCCGAAGTGTTGCCGCTACTGGCCGTGCGCAATACGGTGTTGTTTCCGGGCGTGGTACTGCCCGTTACGGTGTCGCGTAAGAAAAGCGTACGGCTGGTGCGCAAAGCCTACCGAGGCAACAAGATCATTGGGGTGGTAGCCCAGAAAAATACCCAGAGCGACGACCCTGAACTGGCTGATCTGTACCAAATTGGTACTATGGCGCGTATCCTGAAAATGCTGGTGCTGCCCGATGGTAATACCACTATTATTATTCAGGGACAGCAGCGCTTCCAGATTGAGGAGCAGGTGCAGGATATGCCCTACCTCACGGCCCGGGTAGGTTACCTGACCGAAACCTTCCACAACAAAAACAGCAAGGAAGTGAAAGCCCTCGTGGCTTCGCTGAAAGAGGCGGCTGCCAAAATCCTGAAGCTGAATCCTGAGATTCCGCAGGAAGCCCAGGTAGCGCTGGATAATATTGACTCGCCGGCTTTTCTGACGCATTTCCTGTCGTCCAACATCAATGCGGAGGTAGGCACTAAGCAGCACCTGCTGGAAATAAACGACGGCGTGGAGCGCGGCACGCACCTGCTGGAGCTGATGCTAAAAGAGATTCAGCACCTGGAAATCAAGCGCGAAATTCATACGAAAGTCCACACCGACATCGACCAGCAGCAGCGCGACTATTTCCTGCGTCAGCAAATCAAGGTGTTGCAGGATGAGCTTGGCTTTGATGGACCCGATCAGGAAATCGACAAGCTGCGCGCTCGTGCCAAGGATAAGAAGTGGCCTGAAGCAGTGGCTAAACACTTCACCAAAGAGGTGGATAAGCTCACGCGTCTCAACCCGCAGGCTGCCGAGTACCCCGTGAGCGTCAATTACGTGGAGTTTTTGCTCGACCTACCCTGGGGCGAGTACACCAAAGACAACTTCAACCTAAAGCGTACCCGCAAAATCCTCGACCAGGACCACTACGGTATGGAGAAGGTGAAGGAGCGCATTGTGGAGTACCTGGCCGTTCTGAAACTGAAGCAGGACATGAAGGCGCCGATTTTGTGCCTCTACGGCCCGCCCGGCGTGGGCAAAACCAGCCTGGGGCGTTCCATTGCCAAGGCGTTGGGTAGGCAATACGTGCGCATGAGTTTGGGTGGCGTGCGCGACGAGGCAGAAATCCGCGGGCACCGCAAAACCTATGTAGGCGCCATGCCTGGCCGCATTGTCAGCCAGATCAAGAAAGCCGGTGCTTCCAACCCCGTGATTATTCTGGATGAGGTAGACAAGGTAAGCGCTGATTTCCGGGGCGACCCTAGCTCGGCGCTGCTTGAAGTGCTGGATCCGGAGCAAAACTCCACCTTTACTGATAATTACCTGGAAGTGGAGTATGATCTTTCGCGAGTGTTATTTATTGCCACGGCCAACTCCCTCGATACCATCCAGCCCGCCCTGCGCGACCGGATGGAAATCATCGACGTGACGGGTTACACGCTAGAAGAGAAAACGCAGATTGCCAAAAAGCACCTGTGGCCTAAGCTCCTCGCCGACCATGGTTTGCAACCTAAAGATGTGAATATCACGACGCCCGCTCTGCAACGCGTGATTGACGACTACACCCGCGAATCGGGCGTACGTAGTCTGGAACGCAAGCTGGGTGCAGTGGTGCGCAACGTGGCCAAGCATAAGGCCTTGGAGGAAGCCTACCCGGCTACCTTGGAACCAAAAGATGTGGCTCGCATTCTGGGCGCCGCCATCTTCGACCGTGACCAATACCAGGACAACGACACTGCTGGCGTGGTAACGGGGTTGGCCTGGACTTCGGTGGGTGGGGACATCCTCTTCATCGAAAGCCTATTGAGTCGGGGTAGGGGCAAGCTCACGCTCTCGGGGCAGCTGGGCGACGTGATGAAGGAATCGGCTATTACGGCGCTTTCCTACCTGCGCAGTCGGGCCGAGGAGCTGGGTATCGATTACCGCCTGTTCGACCAGTACGACCTGCACATTCACTTTCCTGAGGGTGCCGTACCCAAAGATGGGCCTAGCGCCGGTATTGCCATATTCACCAGCATTGCATCGGTATTTACGCAACGCAAAATTCGCAGCCATCTGGCTATGACGGGCGAAATCACCCTACGCGGTAAGGTATTGCCGGTGGGCGGTATCAAGGAGAAAATCCTAGCGGCGCGTCGGGCGGGCATCAAAGACGTGATTTTGTGCCAGAAGAACCGCAAGGACATCGACGAAATCCCTGCCGAATACATCAAAGGGCTCACCGTTCATTACGCCGACCGCGTGGATGACGTGCTAGCCGTGGCCCTGTTGCCGGAGCTGGTGAAGCACCCCATGAAGCTGACCGTGCGCGACGAGCCAATTACACCGGCTGTACCAAGTGTGGAAGTGCAGTAG
- the porQ gene encoding type IX secretion system protein PorQ — protein MIAPLRQYLLGIVSMLVLGIAKPAAAQIGGRRAFSFLNVPAGAKLAALGGANVSSRDADGTMLFANPALLNQEMDGRLALSYVDYLADISQTSAVYVFNTQRAGRFGVGLNYLSYGEFQQVDASGNVIGEFSVNEYAISVADSYTSGNFTLGGTLKLAVSGIAGNHSVGVLADMGALFKHPEQDFTVGLAVRNLGYQLKPYTGSSREPMPLNVELGTSFKPEHLPFRFSLTAHHLQQLDIVYLDPTQSTQLDENGNPILPKKSLGDKIARHFAVGGELLLSKNLHLRVGYNHLTRRELRLVDVGGGAGFSFGAMIRISQFQLDYTRAGYHASGAANYFTIARNIDSLFTKEK, from the coding sequence ATGATTGCACCGCTACGCCAGTACTTGTTGGGGATTGTCAGCATGTTGGTACTGGGCATAGCCAAGCCAGCAGCGGCGCAGATTGGCGGGCGGCGGGCCTTCTCGTTTCTGAATGTACCCGCGGGTGCTAAGCTGGCGGCGCTGGGTGGTGCTAACGTTTCTTCTCGCGACGCCGATGGCACCATGCTTTTCGCTAATCCGGCTTTGCTGAACCAGGAAATGGATGGCCGGCTAGCCCTGAGCTACGTCGATTACCTGGCAGACATCAGCCAGACCAGCGCTGTGTATGTCTTCAACACCCAGCGTGCCGGTCGTTTTGGGGTGGGGCTGAACTACCTAAGCTATGGAGAATTTCAGCAGGTAGATGCATCCGGTAATGTAATTGGCGAGTTCTCGGTGAATGAATATGCCATCAGTGTAGCCGACTCGTACACCAGCGGCAATTTTACGCTAGGCGGCACACTGAAGCTTGCCGTATCGGGTATTGCTGGCAACCACTCAGTGGGCGTGCTAGCCGACATGGGGGCGTTATTCAAGCACCCCGAGCAAGATTTCACGGTAGGGCTGGCAGTGCGCAACCTCGGGTATCAGCTGAAGCCTTACACCGGCTCTAGCCGTGAGCCTATGCCGTTGAATGTGGAACTGGGTACTTCTTTCAAGCCCGAGCATTTACCATTCCGCTTCTCCCTCACGGCGCACCATCTGCAGCAGTTGGATATTGTATACCTCGATCCTACCCAAAGCACGCAGCTGGACGAAAATGGCAACCCTATCCTGCCCAAAAAAAGCCTGGGCGATAAAATTGCCCGACATTTTGCGGTAGGTGGGGAGCTACTGCTCAGCAAGAACCTACACCTGCGCGTCGGGTACAACCATTTGACTAGGCGTGAATTGCGCCTGGTTGACGTAGGCGGGGGCGCGGGCTTCAGCTTTGGGGCGATGATACGCATCAGTCAGTTCCAGCTGGATTATACACGGGCTGGCTACCATGCTTCGGGCGCTGCCAATTATTTCACCATTGCGCGCAACATTGATTCGTTGTTTACGAAGGAGAAGTAG
- the hslU gene encoding ATP-dependent protease ATPase subunit HslU → MIESDVFLTPAQIVAELDKYIIGQHEAKRHVAIALRNRWRRLHAPLDMQHEIVPNNILMIGSTGVGKTEIARRLASIADAPFTKVEASKFTEVGYVGRDVESMVRDLAEQSVNMVKLRRKEAVKTQAAQVVEDIILDALIPPISGNATPITRQGVGFGTAADGSQMPTSDQELNERTRDKFREKIRSGELDERKIEIKVEQSSTSGIGILGGQTGMDEASLSGLQDMLGNMLPKKTKKRRVTIAEARRILLDEEAAKLVDMEEVKEDALRHAANSGIIFIDEIDKVASRSGKGGGGPDVSREGVQRDLLPIVEGSAVSTKYGILNTDHILFIAAGAFHVAKPSDLIPELQGRFPIRVELQSLSKDDFYRILKDPKNALTKQYEALLQAEEVELTFDDTALERLAEIAFEVNSEVENIGARRLHTVMSRLLNDILFDVPDKIGANARIQITRELVDERLKDMVRNRDLTQYIL, encoded by the coding sequence ATGATAGAATCCGATGTTTTTCTGACGCCGGCGCAGATTGTAGCCGAGCTGGATAAGTATATCATTGGTCAGCACGAGGCCAAGCGCCACGTGGCCATTGCCTTGCGCAACCGTTGGCGCCGCCTGCATGCCCCCCTCGACATGCAGCACGAAATTGTACCCAATAACATCCTGATGATTGGCTCTACGGGGGTAGGCAAAACCGAAATTGCCCGCCGTCTCGCCAGTATCGCCGACGCGCCTTTCACCAAAGTAGAGGCCTCTAAGTTCACGGAGGTAGGCTACGTGGGCCGCGATGTGGAAAGCATGGTGCGCGACCTAGCAGAACAATCAGTGAATATGGTGAAGCTGCGCCGCAAGGAAGCCGTAAAGACGCAGGCGGCGCAGGTGGTAGAAGACATTATCCTCGATGCCCTGATTCCACCTATCTCTGGCAATGCTACCCCCATCACCCGCCAGGGGGTAGGCTTCGGCACTGCCGCTGATGGCAGCCAAATGCCTACTTCCGACCAGGAACTAAACGAACGCACCCGCGACAAATTCCGCGAGAAAATCCGGAGTGGTGAGTTGGATGAGCGCAAAATTGAGATAAAAGTAGAACAGAGCAGCACTTCCGGTATTGGTATTCTAGGCGGACAGACAGGCATGGACGAAGCCTCGCTCTCGGGCTTGCAGGACATGTTAGGGAACATGCTACCCAAGAAAACCAAGAAACGCCGCGTGACCATTGCTGAGGCCCGCCGCATTCTGCTGGATGAAGAGGCCGCTAAGCTTGTTGATATGGAGGAAGTGAAGGAGGACGCTCTGCGCCATGCTGCCAACTCGGGCATTATCTTCATCGATGAGATTGACAAGGTAGCTAGTCGTAGCGGCAAAGGTGGCGGTGGCCCCGATGTGAGCCGCGAGGGTGTGCAGCGTGACCTCCTACCCATTGTAGAAGGCTCTGCTGTGAGCACCAAATACGGTATCCTCAATACCGATCATATCCTGTTTATTGCCGCCGGTGCCTTCCATGTCGCCAAACCCTCCGACCTGATACCGGAGCTGCAAGGTCGCTTCCCCATCCGGGTAGAGCTGCAAAGCCTGTCGAAAGATGACTTTTACCGTATTCTCAAAGACCCTAAAAACGCTCTGACCAAGCAATACGAAGCGCTGTTGCAAGCCGAAGAGGTGGAGCTAACCTTTGACGATACCGCGTTGGAGCGCTTGGCCGAAATTGCCTTTGAGGTAAACAGCGAGGTGGAAAATATCGGGGCCCGCCGCCTGCACACTGTTATGAGCCGCCTGCTCAACGACATTCTGTTCGACGTGCCAGATAAAATCGGCGCTAATGCCCGCATCCAAATCACGCGCGAGCTGGTAGACGAACGCCTGAAAGACATGGTGCGCAACCGCGACCTGACGCAGTATATTTTGTAA
- a CDS encoding SDR family NAD(P)-dependent oxidoreductase, translating into MHYYIITGASRGLGKALAEAVLSYPDTNVLGVSRHATIEHNRYQHQPLDLSDMEALQNNITKIFPAWPDADSITLINNAGVLGEIAYVGEQTNEHYNFVFDVNLVAPSMLMNTFLSAYSSLKAPRTVLNISSGAAQRPVDGWGAYCASKAALEMLSQVAQKEQDLRGSGVRIHALAPGVVDTGMQEQIRQANGKQFSEAERFEALHKDGKLIKSEEVAQRIVTWLLKPGGESEVVLRIGSV; encoded by the coding sequence ATGCATTATTACATCATCACAGGTGCCAGCCGTGGCTTAGGCAAGGCGCTGGCAGAAGCCGTTCTTTCCTATCCCGATACCAACGTGCTGGGCGTATCACGCCACGCCACCATCGAGCACAACCGGTACCAGCATCAGCCCCTGGACCTGTCGGATATGGAAGCGCTTCAAAATAACATCACCAAGATATTTCCAGCGTGGCCAGATGCTGATAGTATTACCTTAATTAATAATGCCGGCGTGCTAGGTGAAATTGCCTATGTGGGCGAGCAAACCAACGAACATTACAATTTCGTGTTTGATGTGAATCTGGTTGCTCCCTCCATGCTGATGAATACTTTCCTAAGCGCCTATTCCAGCTTAAAAGCGCCCCGCACTGTTCTCAATATCAGCAGTGGCGCTGCCCAGCGACCTGTGGATGGTTGGGGAGCCTATTGTGCCTCCAAAGCAGCACTGGAAATGCTGAGTCAGGTAGCGCAAAAAGAACAAGACCTGCGCGGCTCCGGCGTCCGCATCCACGCATTGGCTCCAGGGGTAGTAGACACAGGTATGCAAGAGCAAATACGCCAAGCAAATGGAAAACAGTTTAGTGAGGCAGAGCGATTTGAGGCGCTACATAAGGATGGTAAGTTGATCAAATCAGAAGAAGTAGCACAGAGAATTGTAACGTGGTTGCTCAAGCCAGGGGGGGAATCGGAAGTCGTACTTAGAATAGGATCTGTATAG
- a CDS encoding SusC/RagA family TonB-linked outer membrane protein has product MKKGLLLVLFLITVLLQQAVAQDRAISGRVTDRANSQGLPGVTVLVKGTTIGVSTNEDGVYSINVPASATTLVFSSIGYVPVEQPISSSTINVALGADSKQLGEVVVTGALGIERQARELGYSTATVDSKDLTQARVTNVTNGLAGKVAGLQIQTVNNGINPDVRITLRGNRSLTGQNQALVVIDGVQQPDQNVLNSLNPDDIADITVLKGANAAALYGSQATNGALIVTTKKGGGGKPTVTFSHTSQFESISFWPKLQSEFGPGSTSWEQVFDPIENQQYGPRFDGSPVEIGSTLANGDRQTVPYRANNKEYKNFFNTGYQMQNGVSFSGGTKESKFFLSAQNLKNHGIVPKDKFERNSFRANASTQIGKLSAGFNVSYAQTQTNTTSTLSGTQPVYWSVLNTSPLIRLTQYKDWRNDQFANPNGYYNEYYENPYYSIDNNRSNGRQNNLIGDINVGYKATDWLSFQYRIGLTRRDQVSKDYTEKFTYTAFTLNRPENFRRNIPGYVNDLSSSITQVNSDLFVNAIKTFGDFSISAILGNNIRQNNAQYLTATANALSVPGIYNIATNRVGELLGDQGQYQFRQYAFFGDLTLGYKNFLFLHGSGRQENVSILSKGNRNYFYPSVDASVVFSEAIPVLKDVSFLDYGKVRAGYAKVGQVNLPTGLTGAGVANSLGAYQLAPVYNAGSGFPFGSLASYTLSNRDVTQNLQPEFTHSYEAGLEVSFLKGRVNASSTYYFQKSINQTLAASVPPSTGFTSYLFNAGEVQNRGVEVTLNFIPVRTDNFTWRVGGNYNYNNNEVIKVTDQVSSLALTSGGLAQSYAIEGKPFPYLQGSDYVRDKEGRVILTYLNLPDAVGQDGNPVTRKGWVPSRAGANADFGNTLPKHTAGFNTSFTYKGITLAGQAEYRAGYYIMNQIGSDLDFTGASARSAQYGRQPFLFPNSVILENGVSVPNTSNLTPGGAEFWANTSYNRSIASNYITKGNFFKLREVTLSYSLPASLLGSTKFIKEVNLNAFGRNLFLWVPKENQYTDPEFSFTAGNGIGINDNRQTPPTRFYGLSVSATL; this is encoded by the coding sequence ATGAAAAAAGGCTTACTTCTAGTCTTGTTTCTGATTACTGTCCTGTTGCAGCAGGCAGTAGCACAGGACCGAGCTATTTCTGGGCGCGTTACCGATAGAGCTAATAGTCAAGGCTTACCCGGTGTGACCGTTCTGGTAAAAGGAACCACAATTGGTGTATCAACCAATGAAGACGGCGTTTACTCAATCAACGTACCGGCTTCAGCTACTACATTAGTTTTCTCTTCTATTGGTTATGTTCCAGTAGAGCAGCCTATTTCTTCTTCTACAATCAACGTAGCACTTGGTGCAGATTCCAAGCAATTAGGAGAAGTTGTTGTGACTGGTGCCCTTGGTATTGAGCGTCAGGCACGCGAATTAGGATATTCTACAGCCACTGTAGATTCTAAAGATTTAACTCAAGCACGTGTTACTAACGTAACGAATGGTCTTGCTGGTAAGGTAGCAGGTCTACAAATTCAGACTGTCAACAATGGTATTAACCCTGATGTACGTATTACACTTCGTGGTAACCGTTCGTTAACAGGCCAGAACCAAGCGTTGGTGGTAATTGACGGTGTGCAGCAGCCTGATCAGAATGTTCTGAACTCTCTGAACCCAGATGATATTGCTGACATCACTGTGCTGAAAGGTGCTAACGCGGCTGCTTTGTATGGTTCACAAGCTACAAATGGTGCTCTAATCGTCACTACTAAGAAAGGTGGCGGCGGCAAGCCCACTGTTACTTTTTCTCATACGTCACAGTTTGAAAGCATCAGTTTTTGGCCAAAGCTGCAAAGCGAGTTTGGACCTGGCTCAACTAGCTGGGAACAGGTATTTGATCCTATCGAAAATCAACAATACGGCCCTCGTTTTGATGGCAGTCCAGTAGAAATTGGTAGCACACTAGCAAACGGTGACAGGCAAACTGTTCCTTATAGAGCTAATAACAAAGAGTATAAGAATTTCTTTAACACCGGTTATCAAATGCAGAACGGTGTTTCGTTTTCAGGAGGCACTAAAGAAAGTAAATTCTTTCTATCAGCTCAGAATTTGAAAAACCATGGTATTGTTCCAAAGGATAAATTCGAGCGTAATTCTTTCCGTGCTAATGCTTCCACCCAAATAGGGAAGCTATCGGCTGGTTTTAACGTATCATATGCGCAGACTCAAACTAATACTACGAGTACCCTCAGTGGTACTCAGCCTGTATATTGGTCTGTTCTCAATACATCTCCTCTAATTCGCTTAACTCAATACAAGGATTGGCGCAATGACCAATTTGCAAACCCCAATGGGTATTACAACGAGTATTATGAGAACCCTTATTATTCAATAGATAATAACCGTAGTAATGGGCGCCAAAATAATCTCATTGGTGATATTAATGTAGGTTATAAGGCTACTGATTGGCTTTCTTTCCAATACAGAATAGGTCTCACTCGGCGTGACCAAGTGAGTAAAGACTATACAGAGAAATTTACTTACACTGCTTTCACTTTAAATCGTCCTGAGAATTTTAGAAGGAATATTCCCGGTTACGTAAACGATTTGAGTAGCTCAATTACTCAAGTAAACTCGGATCTGTTTGTTAATGCAATCAAGACGTTCGGTGACTTCTCGATATCGGCCATTCTCGGTAACAACATCCGTCAGAATAATGCTCAATATTTAACAGCTACAGCTAATGCGCTTTCTGTACCTGGAATTTATAATATTGCTACTAACCGAGTAGGTGAATTATTAGGTGATCAAGGGCAGTATCAGTTCCGGCAATACGCGTTTTTTGGTGATTTGACTCTAGGATATAAGAATTTTCTATTCCTACACGGCTCCGGCCGTCAGGAAAATGTATCTATTCTTAGCAAAGGCAATCGGAACTATTTTTATCCTTCTGTAGATGCGTCTGTCGTTTTCTCCGAAGCTATTCCTGTCTTAAAAGATGTAAGCTTCTTAGATTACGGTAAGGTTAGAGCTGGTTACGCTAAAGTAGGACAAGTAAACCTTCCTACAGGCTTAACAGGCGCTGGAGTTGCTAACTCTCTCGGTGCTTATCAACTTGCTCCTGTTTACAATGCAGGTAGTGGCTTCCCCTTCGGATCTTTAGCTTCTTATACATTATCAAACCGTGATGTTACGCAAAATCTCCAGCCAGAATTTACGCATTCATATGAAGCTGGTTTAGAAGTGAGTTTCCTTAAAGGTAGGGTTAATGCTTCCTCTACTTATTATTTCCAGAAATCGATTAATCAAACACTGGCAGCTAGCGTTCCTCCTTCTACAGGCTTTACTTCCTATTTATTCAATGCAGGTGAAGTTCAAAACCGAGGCGTAGAAGTTACACTGAATTTCATTCCGGTTCGGACTGATAATTTTACTTGGCGTGTAGGTGGTAACTACAATTACAATAATAACGAGGTAATTAAAGTAACTGATCAAGTAAGTTCTCTTGCTCTAACTTCTGGTGGACTTGCTCAAAGTTATGCTATTGAAGGTAAGCCATTTCCCTATTTACAAGGTTCAGATTATGTTCGTGATAAAGAAGGGAGAGTGATTTTGACTTACCTTAACTTGCCTGACGCTGTGGGTCAAGATGGAAATCCAGTAACGCGCAAAGGTTGGGTGCCATCACGAGCTGGTGCTAACGCAGACTTTGGTAATACGCTTCCTAAACATACTGCTGGTTTTAACACGAGTTTCACCTATAAAGGGATTACTTTAGCTGGTCAAGCTGAATATCGCGCCGGATATTACATCATGAACCAAATCGGTTCAGATCTGGATTTCACAGGAGCATCAGCACGTAGTGCACAGTATGGTCGTCAGCCATTCTTGTTCCCTAATTCTGTGATATTGGAAAATGGAGTCTCTGTTCCAAATACTAGTAACTTAACTCCTGGTGGTGCTGAATTTTGGGCTAATACTTCGTATAACCGTAGCATAGCCTCGAATTATATTACTAAAGGAAACTTCTTCAAACTTCGCGAGGTTACGCTGAGCTATAGCCTACCTGCAAGCTTGCTCGGTTCAACAAAGTTTATCAAAGAAGTCAACTTGAATGCTTTCGGCCGTAACTTGTTCCTTTGGGTTCCGAAAGAGAATCAATATACCGATCCTGAGTTTAGCTTTACTGCAGGAAACGGAATTGGTATAAATGACAACCGCCAGACACCTCCTACTCGGTTTTACGGCCTCAGTGTGTCAGCAACTCTGTAA
- a CDS encoding SusD/RagB family nutrient-binding outer membrane lipoprotein has translation MKNIAKLFVVASLLSVATGCESFLDVNTNPNNPSLESLQPNFVLAQSLKVTGDLSYNTLNTYGSWVAGYWAQAGGVNGYGEERTYTYTAIYNQDFWRDTYDNLKDYDIIERDGPAAGYPYHAAIAKIMKVFDYQMLVDEYGDIPYTQALQGASVITPKYDKAEDIYKDFIVKLDEAITEIKAVPAATAKPGTEDIIFRGDMNNWVKFANTLKLRILIRQSFVPTLNDYVKSEIAKLQSSDGFITTDVLVQPGYLQTTGKQNPFWNRYRATPAADATARNYQAGTQYVIDQYKNNNDPRLAQLYVRANDGTYKGLIPGDQAPPLGGPAISRWKDYGGILKGFDAPSPIMLAAESYFLQAEAKSRGFLSGGDSGAGTDFNNGIRASFVYFYTPAPSAPADSRVLGQVDSDYQTYLAANTNNPMVNWSTASNRADKLDKIIYQKYLAMNSVTGGEAWSEYRRTTYPKFPASLESASSRADKLPVRLLYPQYEISTNPENIPSGVNQFTSKIFWDVLD, from the coding sequence ATGAAAAATATAGCAAAGCTTTTTGTTGTCGCATCTTTGCTATCCGTAGCAACGGGTTGCGAATCTTTTCTGGACGTTAATACAAATCCAAATAATCCTTCTTTAGAATCATTGCAGCCCAATTTTGTATTGGCTCAATCTTTAAAAGTCACAGGTGACTTGTCCTATAACACTCTCAATACATATGGTAGTTGGGTCGCTGGTTATTGGGCACAAGCTGGTGGCGTTAATGGCTACGGAGAAGAACGCACATATACTTATACCGCCATATATAATCAAGACTTTTGGCGTGATACGTATGACAATCTTAAGGATTACGATATAATTGAGCGTGACGGACCTGCTGCCGGCTATCCTTATCACGCTGCAATTGCCAAAATCATGAAGGTATTCGATTATCAAATGTTGGTAGACGAATACGGCGATATTCCTTATACACAAGCGCTGCAAGGGGCATCAGTAATTACTCCTAAGTATGATAAAGCTGAGGATATCTATAAAGACTTCATCGTGAAGCTCGATGAAGCAATAACAGAAATAAAGGCTGTACCTGCTGCTACTGCTAAGCCTGGAACGGAAGATATTATCTTTCGAGGTGATATGAATAACTGGGTGAAATTTGCTAACACACTTAAATTGCGCATACTCATTCGGCAATCGTTCGTTCCAACTTTAAACGATTACGTGAAGTCTGAAATAGCTAAGCTTCAGTCTTCTGATGGTTTCATTACCACTGACGTACTTGTACAGCCTGGCTACCTGCAAACCACAGGTAAGCAAAATCCATTTTGGAACCGATACCGTGCTACGCCTGCAGCAGATGCCACTGCACGTAACTATCAGGCAGGAACTCAATACGTTATTGATCAGTATAAAAATAACAACGATCCTAGACTTGCTCAACTATATGTTCGAGCAAATGACGGAACCTATAAAGGGCTAATCCCTGGTGATCAAGCTCCCCCCCTCGGAGGACCAGCTATATCTCGTTGGAAAGATTATGGTGGTATTTTGAAGGGATTTGATGCTCCTAGTCCTATAATGTTGGCAGCAGAAAGTTACTTTCTTCAAGCTGAAGCTAAATCTCGTGGCTTCTTGTCTGGTGGAGATAGTGGTGCTGGAACAGACTTCAATAATGGTATTCGAGCATCCTTCGTGTATTTCTATACCCCTGCTCCATCTGCTCCTGCTGATTCCCGTGTACTAGGTCAAGTAGATAGTGATTATCAGACCTATCTTGCTGCAAACACCAATAATCCTATGGTAAATTGGAGTACTGCTTCTAACCGTGCTGATAAGCTTGATAAAATTATTTATCAGAAATATTTAGCGATGAATTCGGTAACTGGAGGGGAGGCATGGAGTGAATATAGAAGGACAACTTATCCAAAGTTTCCAGCTTCACTAGAATCGGCCTCTTCACGTGCTGATAAGCTACCTGTTCGCTTGCTCTACCCACAATATGAGATTAGCACAAACCCAGAAAATATTCCAAGTGGTGTTAATCAATTTACATCCAAGATATTTTGGGATGTCTTAGATTAA